In Candidatus Omnitrophota bacterium, a single genomic region encodes these proteins:
- a CDS encoding bifunctional riboflavin kinase/FAD synthetase, translating into MIIIRGIDRIKKYKNAVVALGVFDGVHHGHRNILQGIVKIAHRVKGKSIAITFFPHPQDKESLYSLEHRLRLIEELGVDVCIVVNFTRSFANIEADDFIVKILIKKIGASFICVGKNFRFGREAIGNYRLLKEYSRKYNFKLKLFNVVKSKGLPISSTVIRKLIKSSKIKKAQELLGRRVSILGTVIKGTRLGRLLGFPTANINPYHEVIPATGIYVVQIIFLAKAYDGICYIGTRPTISAKSKSIHVEVHIFNFHRNIYGSTLEIQFIKMIRGDQKFDSIRNLTLQIQKDIIACRKILRHSFKTPQ; encoded by the coding sequence ATGATTATAATCCGCGGAATAGACAGGATCAAAAAATACAAAAACGCTGTGGTTGCTCTCGGAGTTTTTGATGGCGTTCATCATGGGCACCGTAATATTTTACAGGGAATTGTTAAAATAGCACACAGGGTCAAAGGCAAAAGCATAGCCATAACCTTTTTTCCTCATCCGCAAGATAAAGAGAGCCTCTATTCTTTAGAGCATCGTTTGAGGTTGATTGAAGAATTAGGTGTTGATGTATGTATAGTAGTCAATTTTACGCGCAGTTTTGCTAATATCGAGGCAGACGATTTTATAGTTAAAATCCTGATTAAAAAAATAGGAGCAAGTTTTATTTGTGTAGGTAAAAACTTTCGTTTTGGCAGAGAAGCTATCGGTAATTATAGGCTGCTTAAGGAATACTCAAGAAAATATAATTTTAAACTTAAGCTTTTTAATGTTGTTAAATCAAAAGGCCTGCCTATCAGCAGTACAGTTATAAGGAAATTGATCAAGAGTTCAAAGATCAAAAAAGCTCAAGAGTTACTTGGCCGCAGGGTAAGTATTTTAGGGACAGTTATTAAAGGCACAAGGCTGGGCAGGTTATTGGGTTTTCCGACGGCTAACATTAATCCGTATCATGAGGTTATTCCCGCTACAGGTATCTATGTTGTGCAAATTATATTCCTTGCTAAAGCCTATGATGGTATTTGTTATATTGGCACCAGGCCCACAATTTCTGCTAAAAGTAAATCCATTCATGTAGAAGTACATATCTTTAATTTTCATAGGAATATTTATGGCTCTACCCTGGAAATCCAATTTATAAAAATGATCCGAGGTGATCAAAAATTTGATTCAATACGAAATTTAACTCTTCAGATTCAAAAAGACATAATTGCCTGCCGTAAGATTCTGCGTCATTCTTTTAAAACACCACAATAA
- the mraZ gene encoding division/cell wall cluster transcriptional repressor MraZ — protein MFYGEFEHSIDRKGRLILPAKFREVAKSQFVEKFYVTRGLDKCLFMFSEEEWRSQENKFKAMPFTKQQSRTFNRLLFSGAVEVSFDKQGRILLPQYLKEFAEIKRDVMIVGVSNRIEIWAKNYWHDFYANSRQSFEEIAEKLMDV, from the coding sequence ATGTTTTACGGAGAATTCGAACATTCCATAGATCGTAAAGGCAGGTTGATATTGCCTGCTAAATTCCGCGAAGTTGCAAAAAGCCAATTCGTGGAAAAATTTTATGTTACCCGTGGTTTAGATAAATGCCTTTTTATGTTTTCAGAAGAAGAATGGCGTTCTCAAGAAAATAAATTTAAAGCTATGCCTTTTACTAAGCAACAGTCACGTACCTTTAACCGGCTGCTTTTTAGCGGAGCCGTTGAGGTAAGTTTTGATAAACAGGGCAGGATTCTACTGCCGCAATATTTAAAAGAATTTGCCGAGATTAAAAGAGATGTGATGATTGTGGGTGTCTCTAACCGTATTGAAATTTGGGCAAAGAATTACTGGCATGATTTTTATGCTAATAGCCGTCAGTCTTTTGAAGAGATTGCAGAAAAATTAATGGATGTATAA
- the rbfA gene encoding 30S ribosome-binding factor RbfA has protein sequence MARRERVEEAIKKEVSTIIHDELKDPRVGFVTITRVELSKDLRNAKIFYSVLGKEDSRKKTKIALDSALGYIRSLVAQRINMRFACELMFKEDHSTEYSVHIEEILNEIKEIDEPK, from the coding sequence ATGGCTAGGCGTGAAAGAGTTGAGGAAGCGATCAAAAAAGAGGTGAGCACTATTATTCATGATGAACTTAAAGATCCCAGGGTCGGTTTTGTCACGATAACCCGTGTGGAGTTATCTAAGGATTTAAGAAATGCCAAGATTTTTTATAGCGTTTTAGGCAAAGAAGATTCTCGTAAAAAGACAAAAATTGCCTTGGATTCGGCTTTAGGTTATATCCGGAGTTTAGTCGCCCAGAGGATAAATATGCGTTTTGCTTGCGAACTTATGTTTAAGGAGGATCATTCAACCGAATATAGCGTGCACATTGAAGAGATATTAAATGAAATAAAGGAGATAGATGAGCCAAAATAA
- a CDS encoding UDP-N-acetylmuramoyl-L-alanyl-D-glutamate--2,6-diaminopimelate ligase → MKIADIEIKGITSNSKQVGKDFVFVAIKGNRLDGNRFIKEAIVRGANIIVVQKNGPKIKIPKSVKLLLVDDCRKFLAEAANKFYEFPSGRIKVAGITGTNGKTTISYLIEAIAKESDLACGVIGTINYRFKSKIITAKNTTPGAVELQGLLAKMLSRGIKYCAMEVSSHALDQDRVSGINFSHAIFTNLTQDHLDYHKNLENYFLAKTRLFKILPASSFAIINNDDRFGRRIKRLTDANILTYGIENPSDVMARDIDFSIHSTKFTLVTPKIKLRIKTNLAGRYNIYNILAAVAWGISEKINIKDIKAAIEKFKNVCGRLENVACKRGYSIFVDYAHTPDALFNVISVLKPLVKGRIIVVFGCGGDRDRFKRPKMGNVATKLADYVIITSDNPRSEDPEKITKDICAGIVKGNYCLILERSEAIRRGLEMARENDCLLIAGKGHENYQILKDKVLHFSDQEVIRKCLKSVK, encoded by the coding sequence ATGAAAATTGCCGATATCGAAATTAAAGGTATTACTTCTAATTCTAAGCAGGTAGGTAAGGATTTTGTTTTTGTGGCCATTAAGGGGAATCGTTTGGATGGTAACCGTTTTATAAAAGAGGCAATTGTAAGAGGGGCTAATATTATAGTTGTGCAAAAAAATGGACCCAAAATTAAGATTCCTAAAAGTGTCAAATTACTCTTGGTAGATGATTGCCGTAAATTTTTGGCTGAAGCTGCAAATAAGTTTTATGAATTTCCTTCGGGCAGGATTAAGGTTGCCGGAATTACCGGCACCAACGGTAAAACAACGATTTCTTATTTGATTGAGGCTATAGCAAAGGAATCCGATTTAGCTTGCGGAGTAATTGGTACGATTAATTACCGTTTCAAAAGTAAAATTATTACGGCTAAGAATACTACTCCGGGAGCTGTTGAATTGCAAGGCTTACTTGCAAAAATGCTTTCTAGAGGAATTAAATACTGCGCAATGGAGGTTTCATCTCATGCTTTGGATCAAGACAGGGTATCTGGGATTAATTTTAGCCATGCTATTTTTACCAATCTTACTCAGGACCATCTTGACTACCACAAAAATTTAGAAAATTATTTTCTGGCAAAAACAAGGCTTTTTAAAATCCTACCCGCTTCTAGTTTTGCAATAATCAATAATGACGATAGGTTTGGTCGGAGGATTAAGCGTTTAACGGATGCCAATATTCTGACCTATGGGATAGAAAATCCTTCGGATGTTATGGCGCGTGATATCGATTTTAGTATACATTCAACTAAATTTACCTTGGTTACCCCTAAAATAAAGTTGCGGATTAAAACAAACCTTGCAGGCCGGTATAATATTTATAATATTCTGGCAGCTGTTGCCTGGGGAATAAGTGAAAAAATAAATATTAAGGATATTAAAGCGGCAATTGAAAAATTCAAGAATGTTTGTGGCCGGCTTGAGAATGTTGCCTGTAAAAGAGGTTACAGTATTTTTGTAGATTATGCGCATACCCCGGATGCACTATTTAATGTTATTAGCGTTTTGAAACCGTTGGTTAAAGGGAGAATCATTGTAGTTTTTGGCTGTGGAGGAGACAGGGATAGATTTAAGCGCCCGAAAATGGGCAATGTGGCTACAAAGCTAGCAGATTATGTGATAATTACTAGCGATAATCCCCGCAGTGAAGATCCGGAAAAGATAACTAAAGATATCTGTGCAGGCATAGTTAAAGGCAATTACTGTCTGATTCTTGAACGTTCTGAAGCCATCCGGCGAGGTTTAGAGATGGCCAGAGAAAATGATTGTTTATTGATTGCCGGTAAGGGCCATGAAAATTACCAGATATTGAAAGATAAAGTTTTACATTTTAGCGACCAAGAGGTGATCCGGAAGTGTTTAAAGTCAGTGAAATAA
- the rsmH gene encoding 16S rRNA (cytosine(1402)-N(4))-methyltransferase RsmH has translation MLETGLHVPVMVHEVIDYLKLAPGQVIVDATMGTGGHSLEILKKITPGGRLIGIDRDEDSLAICRQRLSEFKDSCEFVHANFTDLDQALDGLGIKNIDGIVFDLGISTYQLKDAQRGFSFQEEGPLDMRLDKSSYISAYDLVNNLNEDELSHLLWNFGQERWHNRIAHLLIEERSLHPIVTTKQLATLVMRAIPQRYRKSYYRIHPATRTFQAIRIAVNRELEILESAIKKAIAFLNKQAKICVISFHSLEDRVIKYTFRALKSEGVIDIITAKPLTPTFGEIDKNPSSRSSKLRVAQRI, from the coding sequence ATGTTAGAAACAGGTTTGCATGTACCAGTAATGGTGCATGAAGTTATAGATTATTTAAAACTTGCTCCGGGACAAGTCATTGTTGATGCGACTATGGGTACTGGCGGGCACAGCTTAGAGATATTAAAAAAAATTACTCCAGGCGGAAGATTAATTGGAATAGACCGGGATGAAGATTCTCTGGCAATCTGCCGCCAGAGGTTAAGCGAGTTTAAGGATTCCTGCGAATTTGTGCATGCTAACTTTACGGATTTAGATCAGGCCTTAGATGGGCTCGGAATAAAAAATATCGACGGAATTGTTTTTGACCTAGGGATCTCTACTTACCAATTGAAAGATGCCCAAAGAGGATTTAGTTTTCAGGAGGAGGGGCCGTTAGATATGCGTTTAGATAAGAGCAGTTATATATCAGCATATGATTTGGTGAACAACCTTAATGAAGATGAACTTTCCCATCTGCTTTGGAATTTCGGCCAGGAACGTTGGCATAATCGTATTGCCCACTTGTTAATCGAGGAGCGTTCTCTTCATCCCATTGTTACCACTAAACAATTAGCTACCCTTGTGATGCGTGCAATCCCGCAAAGATACCGTAAGAGTTATTATCGCATACATCCGGCCACGCGGACTTTTCAAGCGATAAGGATTGCGGTAAACCGAGAATTAGAAATTTTAGAAAGTGCAATTAAGAAAGCCATTGCATTTTTAAATAAGCAAGCTAAAATATGTGTAATTTCGTTTCATTCTTTGGAAGATCGTGTGATTAAATATACATTCCGCGCGCTTAAATCCGAAGGTGTAATTGACATTATTACAGCTAAACCCTTAACTCCTACATTTGGCGAGATAGATAAAAATCCTTCTAGCCGTAGCAGTAAGTTAAGGGTCGCCCAAAGGATATAG
- a CDS encoding CCA tRNA nucleotidyltransferase — protein MKRYLEKLPAELKEIINLATQVSKETNMPAYLVGGFLRDLILGVPNFDIDITVEGSGIVFARKLAKKLKSDLKIHERFGTATLTLCNCLKVDIATTRLEKYPTSACLPVVSPGSVEEDLMRRDFTINAMAVSLVGADQQKLIDPFGGKDDLVAGKIRILHDLSFKDDPTRILRAIRFQQRFDFIIEPKTLALLKDAIARGLLNKVHAHRMRDELVLMLKEKDPSGQMKRLSDLGGLSFLSDKLKFIKSTHDLFKSLDKVIFWFNKNFSSRRKLDTWLIYFAAFLKPLGLARIKMVVSRLGLRKGEEKRLINYYQQSRKIILSLSKRGIRPSHIFSLLEPLSYEEIILLRSSSQNRYLRKYIKDFLKIYNGMHPFVSGHDLYGLGILPGPKYQKIFAQVLTAKLDGEVKSRHQELTLIKNLVKH, from the coding sequence ATGAAAAGATACCTTGAAAAATTACCTGCAGAATTAAAAGAAATTATTAACCTGGCTACTCAGGTTTCCAAAGAGACCAATATGCCGGCTTATTTAGTGGGTGGGTTTTTACGGGATTTAATTTTGGGAGTCCCTAATTTTGATATAGATATTACCGTTGAAGGCAGCGGAATTGTTTTTGCCCGGAAGCTGGCTAAGAAATTAAAATCGGATTTAAAAATTCATGAACGTTTTGGGACTGCTACTCTAACATTGTGTAATTGCCTAAAGGTGGATATTGCTACTACCCGCCTTGAAAAATATCCGACTTCTGCTTGTCTTCCGGTGGTAAGCCCGGGATCTGTGGAAGAAGATCTCATGCGCAGAGATTTTACTATTAACGCTATGGCTGTTAGCCTGGTTGGAGCAGATCAGCAGAAACTAATTGATCCTTTTGGCGGTAAAGATGATCTGGTAGCCGGCAAAATTCGTATTTTGCATGATTTAAGTTTTAAAGATGATCCTACGCGCATATTAAGAGCCATACGCTTCCAGCAGCGATTTGATTTTATAATTGAACCTAAAACCCTTGCTTTATTAAAGGATGCCATTGCCCGCGGTTTATTGAATAAAGTCCATGCGCATAGAATGCGCGATGAGTTGGTATTAATGCTTAAGGAAAAAGATCCTTCTGGGCAGATGAAGAGATTGAGCGATTTAGGCGGGCTATCTTTTTTAAGTGATAAATTAAAATTTATTAAATCAACCCATGATTTATTTAAATCGTTGGATAAAGTAATTTTCTGGTTTAATAAAAATTTTTCCTCCCGTAGGAAACTTGATACCTGGTTGATTTATTTTGCAGCGTTTTTGAAACCGCTTGGCTTAGCCCGGATCAAGATGGTTGTATCAAGGTTAGGGTTACGTAAAGGCGAAGAGAAGCGCCTCATTAATTATTACCAACAAAGCCGCAAGATTATACTTTCTTTAAGTAAAAGAGGGATCCGGCCTTCCCATATTTTCTCTTTGCTTGAACCACTAAGTTATGAAGAAATCATTTTACTGAGGAGTAGTTCACAAAACCGGTATCTTAGGAAATATATCAAGGATTTTCTTAAGATTTACAATGGAATGCACCCCTTTGTTTCAGGCCATGATTTGTATGGTTTGGGTATTTTACCCGGGCCAAAATACCAAAAGATATTTGCGCAAGTTTTAACGGCTAAGCTCGACGGAGAAGTTAAGAGCCGCCATCAGGAATTAACCTTAATTAAAAATTTAGTGAAGCATTAA
- a CDS encoding MBL fold metallo-hydrolase, producing MILETINVGPLEVNCYVLACQQGKGAIIIDPGDQLSKINMVLKKHKLKPMVVINTHGHYDHIGCDDEFGAVVYVHKLDLPMLQDASKNLSASYSSAYRVKSEIKTLEDKEIIKLDCLELEVIHLPGHTRGGIGLLMKKPRTDIIFTGDTLFNRGIGRYDLEGGSRSQLEKAIKERLFVLPSKTLVYPGHGPSTTIGKEKDDNSFRD from the coding sequence ATGATTCTTGAAACCATCAATGTTGGCCCATTGGAAGTTAATTGTTATGTGCTGGCATGCCAGCAGGGGAAGGGGGCGATTATTATTGATCCCGGTGACCAGCTATCTAAGATAAATATGGTTTTAAAGAAACATAAATTAAAACCTATGGTGGTAATTAATACGCATGGCCATTATGACCATATTGGTTGCGATGATGAATTTGGGGCAGTTGTCTATGTGCATAAATTGGATCTACCGATGCTCCAGGATGCGAGTAAAAATCTATCCGCCAGTTATTCATCGGCTTATAGAGTTAAATCCGAGATTAAGACTTTGGAAGATAAAGAAATCATTAAATTAGATTGTTTGGAATTGGAAGTTATACATTTACCCGGGCATACACGGGGAGGTATTGGCCTGTTGATGAAAAAACCGCGTACTGATATTATATTTACCGGTGATACATTATTTAACCGCGGTATAGGCCGTTATGATCTAGAGGGGGGAAGCCGTAGCCAATTAGAGAAGGCAATAAAAGAAAGATTATTTGTTTTACCTTCTAAAACTTTAGTTTATCCTGGTCACGGCCCATCAACTACGATAGGCAAGGAAAAGGATGATAATTCATTCAGGGATTAA
- a CDS encoding penicillin-binding transpeptidase domain-containing protein — protein MYISNYRRRNEAVFLVFFIFLLFCVGRLLFIQFFRSNYLTSIANKQHNELVELEPRRGAIYDCNLKMQAFNMSMDSLYAVPNIIKDKELVMNNLEPILGVSRTYLSDRLYRKKSFIWLARKLPPEKSEAIKKLNIKGLGFLKETKRIYPNSYLGSHIIGFSGTDNIGLEGLERDYNKYLAGTAGWAIFLRDARLKKLDLWEKMVLPVDGLDLVLTTDEVIQYIAERELDKAFKSSRAKSASIIVMDPHTGRILAMANRPSYDLNNYSRASKDSMRNRSICDLFEPGSVFKIVTASAALEEKKATEEDTFFCENGFYKVGGRILHDHMPHGTLTFRQVIEESSNIGTVKIAIALGAVTVYRYLKDFGFGSKLGIDLSGEISGMIKPVRSWSKTSITAIPIGQEVGVTALQLASAISVIANGGQLMKPYIVDSVRSSQGEIIKQNKPTLIRKVISVDTAMRIKKILTGVIEEGTGKLAKVSGFSAAGKTGTAQKLEPNGSYSHSKFVASFIGFAPAEDPLLTIVVTVDEPQGSYFGGVVAAPVFQKVAGDAIRYIKGNEMPTEALAQ, from the coding sequence ATGTATATTAGCAATTATCGCCGAAGGAACGAGGCGGTATTTTTAGTTTTTTTTATTTTCCTTTTGTTTTGTGTAGGTCGCCTTCTTTTTATTCAGTTCTTCCGTTCAAATTACCTTACTTCAATAGCCAATAAACAACATAATGAGCTCGTAGAGTTAGAGCCGCGCCGCGGAGCAATTTATGACTGCAATCTCAAGATGCAGGCATTCAATATGTCCATGGATTCACTTTATGCTGTGCCAAATATTATTAAAGATAAAGAACTTGTTATGAATAATTTGGAACCGATATTGGGAGTAAGCCGTACTTACTTGAGTGACAGGCTTTACCGCAAGAAGTCTTTTATTTGGTTAGCGCGAAAGTTGCCCCCAGAAAAATCCGAGGCGATTAAAAAATTAAATATTAAAGGTTTGGGATTTTTGAAGGAAACCAAACGTATTTACCCGAATAGTTATTTGGGTAGCCATATCATTGGTTTTAGCGGGACGGATAATATTGGCCTTGAGGGCTTGGAGAGGGATTATAATAAATATTTGGCAGGGACAGCTGGTTGGGCAATTTTCTTACGCGATGCCAGGTTAAAAAAATTAGATCTCTGGGAAAAAATGGTTTTACCCGTCGATGGGCTGGATTTGGTCTTGACCACTGATGAGGTTATCCAGTATATTGCTGAGAGGGAATTGGATAAAGCTTTTAAAAGTTCTCGCGCAAAAAGCGCCAGTATCATCGTGATGGATCCACACACTGGAAGAATTCTAGCTATGGCAAACCGTCCCAGCTATGATTTGAATAATTATTCCCGTGCGAGTAAAGATTCTATGCGCAATCGGTCTATTTGTGATTTGTTTGAACCTGGTTCGGTTTTTAAAATTGTTACTGCATCTGCCGCACTTGAAGAAAAAAAGGCAACCGAGGAAGATACCTTCTTTTGTGAAAATGGGTTTTATAAAGTAGGCGGCCGCATATTACATGATCATATGCCTCATGGCACGCTTACTTTTAGGCAGGTAATTGAAGAGTCAAGCAATATTGGTACGGTTAAGATTGCTATTGCCTTGGGCGCCGTCACAGTGTACCGGTATTTAAAGGATTTTGGTTTTGGCTCAAAATTAGGCATTGATTTGTCAGGAGAAATTTCCGGGATGATTAAACCCGTACGATCTTGGTCAAAGACATCAATTACGGCTATACCTATCGGCCAAGAGGTAGGGGTGACAGCTTTGCAATTGGCTAGTGCAATTTCGGTAATTGCCAATGGCGGACAGCTTATGAAACCTTATATTGTTGATTCAGTGCGTAGTAGCCAAGGAGAAATAATTAAGCAAAATAAGCCGACCTTAATCCGCAAGGTTATTTCAGTAGATACTGCTATGCGTATAAAGAAAATTCTTACCGGAGTAATAGAGGAAGGTACCGGTAAATTAGCCAAGGTTTCCGGATTTAGCGCCGCTGGAAAAACCGGTACCGCTCAGAAGCTTGAACCAAACGGGAGCTATTCACATAGTAAATTTGTTGCATCTTTTATTGGTTTTGCTCCAGCTGAGGATCCTCTTTTAACGATTGTTGTTACGGTTGATGAACCGCAAGGGTCTTATTTTGGAGGGGTAGTGGCAGCTCCAGTGTTCCAAAAAGTAGCAGGTGATGCTATTCGTTATATAAAAGGCAATGAAATGCCTACTGAGGCTTTGGCACAATGA
- a CDS encoding bifunctional oligoribonuclease/PAP phosphatase NrnA, translating into MSQNKICECLKKYNNFLITVHTSPEGDALGSELGFYYLIKKMGKKGVIINEDKLPYGYDFLPGNKFIRLLNKSSKNTEFDCLVVLDCADLKRTGDVYRLNKDKKPVLNIDHHISNRNFGDINWVDPNASSCSEMIYKLFKTLRQPIDYDAALVLYTGIMTDTGSFHYSNTSSFTFKAASELLKIGINPAWVYRNAYENMPISDMKLLVKLLPSIKFYCQGKVASFRISMELMKNKKPVIDLADQLLSFGRAIKGVEVVALFKENSSDKFEVRVNLRSQGKVDVNKIASFFGGGGHKSAAGCTVNGKIQGIEKKVIAKIKESLIDYK; encoded by the coding sequence ATGAGCCAAAATAAGATTTGCGAATGTTTAAAAAAATATAATAATTTTCTGATTACTGTGCACACCAGTCCTGAAGGTGATGCTTTGGGTTCTGAACTTGGATTCTATTATCTTATAAAGAAGATGGGCAAGAAGGGGGTAATCATAAATGAGGATAAGTTGCCGTACGGTTATGATTTTTTACCGGGCAATAAATTTATCCGCCTATTAAATAAAAGCTCTAAAAATACCGAGTTTGATTGTCTGGTGGTTTTAGATTGTGCGGACTTAAAACGTACCGGAGATGTCTATAGGCTTAATAAGGATAAGAAACCGGTATTGAATATTGACCATCATATCAGTAACCGTAATTTTGGCGATATTAATTGGGTTGATCCAAATGCCTCTTCCTGCTCTGAGATGATTTATAAGCTTTTTAAAACATTACGCCAGCCAATCGATTATGATGCTGCCCTGGTTTTGTATACAGGGATAATGACTGATACAGGGTCATTTCATTATTCCAATACTTCCAGTTTTACTTTTAAGGCTGCTTCTGAGCTTTTGAAAATTGGAATCAATCCTGCCTGGGTCTATCGTAATGCATATGAGAATATGCCAATTTCGGATATGAAATTATTAGTTAAGCTTTTACCGAGTATAAAATTTTATTGCCAAGGCAAGGTTGCAAGTTTTCGTATTAGCATGGAATTAATGAAGAATAAGAAGCCAGTAATTGATTTGGCGGATCAGCTTTTGAGTTTTGGCCGCGCAATTAAAGGGGTAGAGGTGGTAGCGTTATTTAAAGAAAACTCAAGCGATAAATTTGAGGTACGTGTTAATCTAAGAAGCCAGGGTAAGGTTGATGTGAACAAGATCGCCTCTTTTTTTGGAGGAGGGGGGCATAAGAGTGCCGCCGGTTGCACAGTCAATGGAAAAATTCAAGGAATAGAGAAAAAAGTTATCGCAAAGATCAAGGAATCATTAATTGATTATAAATGA
- the xerD gene encoding site-specific tyrosine recombinase XerD, protein MKELIDSFLGYLSVERALAKNTIIAYRQDLNIYLDFIIKRKIEALSKVAKNDIVEFMLSQKDGGVSPTSISRRLAAIRMFHRFLSRERVLKSDPTTLIDSPKLWKRVPDTLSLNEVEALISQPNVRDHQGVRDKAILETLYATGMRVSESCDLKTNNVNLDIGFLRCIGKGNKERIIPLGKKAIHSINRYLEFSRPYFLKQKTSDYLFISRSGSKLSRQSIWKLIKRYSKEAKIKKVIKVHTLRHSFATHLLERGADLRSVQEMLGHSNISTTQIYTHIDKERLKSIHKMFHPRP, encoded by the coding sequence ATGAAAGAGCTCATTGATTCATTTTTAGGTTATCTTTCGGTTGAGCGGGCCCTGGCCAAGAACACCATTATTGCTTATCGGCAGGATTTAAATATCTATCTGGATTTTATTATTAAACGTAAGATAGAGGCACTTTCTAAGGTGGCAAAAAATGATATTGTTGAATTTATGCTTTCTCAAAAAGATGGCGGAGTATCGCCTACTAGTATATCCCGTAGACTTGCAGCAATACGGATGTTCCACCGTTTCTTAAGCCGAGAGAGAGTTTTAAAGAGCGATCCGACTACTTTAATCGACTCTCCGAAATTATGGAAAAGGGTTCCGGATACCCTTTCTTTGAATGAGGTGGAAGCATTAATCAGTCAGCCTAATGTGCGCGACCATCAGGGGGTAAGGGACAAGGCAATTTTAGAGACCCTTTATGCTACAGGAATGCGAGTCTCCGAATCCTGCGACCTTAAAACTAACAATGTAAATTTAGATATTGGTTTTTTACGCTGTATTGGAAAAGGCAATAAGGAACGGATTATTCCGCTGGGTAAGAAGGCTATTCATAGCATTAACAGATACTTAGAGTTTAGCCGGCCGTATTTTTTAAAACAGAAAACTTCAGATTACTTATTTATCAGTCGTTCTGGGAGTAAATTATCCCGGCAGTCTATTTGGAAACTGATTAAGCGGTATTCTAAAGAGGCCAAAATTAAAAAAGTGATAAAGGTGCATACATTAAGGCATTCCTTTGCTACGCATCTGTTAGAAAGAGGAGCGGATTTACGTTCGGTGCAGGAAATGCTGGGGCATTCAAATATTTCTACAACACAAATTTACACCCATATTGATAAAGAGCGGCTGAAATCCATTCACAAGATGTTTCATCCGCGCCCATAA